TATTAAATCTTTTTGCTCTAACGTGATTTGAGCATCGTTTAAAACATGAGAGTGTTCACCTAGAAAATTCTTTAATACCTTTACCGTACTGTGTGCTAAATAGTTTGTAAAATAAGTACCAGTAGAAATGTTTGCAGTAGCCTTTAAATAAACTAAAGGATTACATGCGTGCAAATACGTTAAGTAGTGACGGCTCAGTTCTCGATACAGACCATACGGTAAAGAGATAGAATATTTTCTAGAGAAATCAATATCGTATGAAGGAATTTTCAAATACTCTTCATACGAATAAACTGCACAATTTGTTTCATTTTTTTTATAAATTTTAAAGCTTATGTCTTTGGTCTCATACATAAAAACTTTACGATTTTTTTGAGCCAACGAGCTACCGCGGGCATCTAAAAATTTATATAAAAATATATGAGAAAATAGCTTAGATGGTTTATTTTTCAATCTAACGGTTACCGCTTGTTGCTGATTGGAAACAAACTCTGGATCTCTATAAATTAAAATGCCATCTTGCTTTAAAACCCGATGCGCTTCTTTAAAAAATTTCTTACAGCCGTCAAGCCCACCAGCATATGAAATGATTTCATGAAGCACTGATGAAGCATTAATTCCATCTAAATGATTGCTCACAATCGCGCTCATGTCGATAGCATTCAATTGTTGTAAATGTAATCGAGGGCCGTTTTGACTTTGTACAAACTGTTGCAACTCAGGATGCCGAGTAAGCACCGAGTCTAAAACGTTTTGATCAACATCAGACGCTATAATTTGTACATTGTAGTGACTTGGTATAGCTTTCATTAATGCAGCAATAGGATCTCCGCCCGTACCGATTTCAAGATATATCCCAGATTCTTTTTGTAGGACATAAGGCAAAATGCCTATTTTTTCTTGTACGTTATACTGTATTGCATCCAAGTATAATTTAAGCTGCATGTTTTTATGATCAACAACGTCTAAAATCGACGATTTATTAATCGTCGTCCCCGGCGGGAACGGGGATCCAGCAGTAAAAATTTCCATATCACTGGCTTGTATCGCGCTAAAAAAGCTTATCAGGATTAATTGTTTAAGAAGCAATTTCATTATAGATCCTTTCAAGTGTCGATAGTTCTTGAACAGAATTTATAATTTTAACGGTATGACCATTGTTTTCTAAATCTTTTAAGAGTGGTTCAATTACGGTATGAAAATGCTGTAATCGTTTAGTCACGACAGTTTCTTTGTCTCCCAGTCGCAATGCTAAAGCTTGACCACAAGAGCTGCATGTTGGATTATCATTTGTTTCCATTTTAGCTGCGTTGTCTACTTGTCCACACGCATTGCAAACATATCTACCCAGTATGCGTTGTTTGCAGACTTCATCTGATGCGTGAAATTGTATGAAACAAACGTTTTTCAGGATTTGCTTTGACGCTAAAAAGGCCAGCAAGAATTGTAAGCTGTTTTTTGAGCGAGGAAAGCCATCGAGTATAAAAGGTTTATTTTTAATAAGGGCTTGCTCTAGATGCTTTTGCATTAATTTACAAACTATCTGTTCATCAACGTAGTCACCAGCTTGCACGATTGGTTCAATAATTTTGCCCAATTCACTTTGTTGTAAAATTTCTTTGCGAAATAGATCACCTGGACAAATTTGAACATACCCGTATTTTTTGGTCATATATTGAGAAAAAGTTCCCTTTCCGCTACCTGGTGAAGATATCAAAACAAAATGTTGTGAGTTGACAGAAAGAAAACAGAGAATGGAGATTAAAAATGAGCATTGAATTTTTTTCATAAAGTCCTTAAAAGTGGCTAGCGATAGATCTTTTTTAGTATAAATCTTAGATAGAAAAAGTCTATTTTACTTCAAGTTTGAGCTGTTTTGTTGCCTCGGTAAATTTGTTGGGCAAGGCACAAAATAGACAGGATAGTAAAGATATGTTAAACTGTTTCAAGATAGTTATTCAGTTAGTCATTTTTTAGGGGTTTTTATATGAATAAAAATATTATGTTTTTCGGTGCTCTTGTTTTAGCTCAAAATATGAGCGCTAGTTGTTCTGATAATGCTTCAGGAGCTGTGATTCAAATATCACCGGCACCAATATCACGAACAGTTGCTAGTGTAAATGCTGCAACAAATTCATTTTCTGATACTGATGAGAGTATTGAAATAATCGATGTCGTAAGCGTTAAGAATTCATTTGTACTGCCAGAAGGTCAAATGTCACCGCTTGAATTACCTATTTCTGCATTAACTCTTGCGAAATTGATTGCTTCTGGATTGCCTAGTGATAGAATATCACCGCTTGAATTACCTATTTCTGCATTAGCTAGAAATGAAGGTTGTTTAGAGCGTCGTTAATTACAATCAAAGTTTAATTTTATACAGCAGGAGGCTATAAATCTCCTGCTTGTATTTTAATGAACGTAAAATAGTAAAATTTAGGAGTTTTTATATGAATAAAAATATAATGTTGCTTGGACTACTTTTAGTAGCTCAAAATGTTGGTGCTTCTTGGTGGTGTTGTGGCGATAGTCAAGCAGTAAAACCATATGTCTCTGTGGATTATGTTGAGCAAAAAGAAACTGTACAAGATGTTACAGTAAATAATAATGCTCCTGTAAATGATTCTGCAGAACAAGTTGTACATGCCAATGCAATAACTGTTAAAAGTCCTAGTACATCGAATAGAATCTCGCCTAGGCGTATGAGTGGTGTAATAGTCACTATGCTTGTAGTGCCATCGGCAGAACCTGTGACGACAGAATCTGTAAATCACGTTAATTTAAGTGAAAAAGTTGATCATTCTGTATCAAAAGAGAACAGTGCTGTAAATTCAGGAAGTCAAACTTTTCCGATTCAACTACCGATTTCTATGTTTGCTTATGCTGGGCAAAATATGTTCAATTATATTCAGCAAAATACAATTAATATAACAAATAATAATTGTGATATATCTGGTCCAATTCTAACAGGATATGTGAGTGATGTTGTAGAATCTATCTTTGCCGATGATAATGCAAAATTTGGGTTAAATCTCGCAAATATTTCGCAAACACGTGATAACGTAAAATTTAGGCCAAATTTAGCAAATGTTTCGCAAACAACAGATTCTTTTTCAGCTCTACATTATGGTAGATCTAGTAACGGGATTACCGTTAAGGACGGAGTTCTCGATTTTGCGGATGGAAGTCCATTAGGCAATGTGAGAAAGTACCCAAATTTTAATGTGCCTGAAGCAGCAAAAGCTGAGTCAAATAATCCCTCAAATAGTCTTCCGTTGAATAGTGGATTGCTACCTGGTGAACAATTGTATGCACAGCCAAAAAATTGCAATTAATTGAATTCATACAAGTTAATGAAACAAAAAACAGGAAGTTAAAAGCTTCCTGTTTTTTCATGTAAAAATTTTTTAGAGAGCTCGAATTCGATATTAAAAGAACATCTATCAAGGCGTTTCTTGTATAATATTTCAATCTCATCTAAATCAATAAGCTCATCACATTCCGTCATCCTTGGGCATAGCCCGAGGATCCAGCAATTTGTAAAAGTCCTTTCTTTGGTGTTCGTTTGGCGCAGTCCTTTTTTCGGGTACAGGGGTGGGGGCTGTTGCGAAAAAGTGTAGGTAGGATATGCTTTTAATGTATTGAAATAAGATTTTATGTTCTTAGTTAGGGGATTTCAAATGAATAAAAATATAATACTTTCCAGTCTTTTTTTTGTAACTCAAAGCATTGGTGCTTCTTGGTGGTGTTGTGGCGATAGTCAAGCAGTAAAGCCATATGTACCTGTGGATCAAGTTGAGCAATATGATGAAGCTGCACAAAATTCTGATGAAAGCTCTGATACAAGTAATACATCATATAAAATCATAAGTAATGAAGTTGCA
This window of the Candidatus Babeliales bacterium genome carries:
- a CDS encoding nucleoside monophosphate kinase, which gives rise to MKKIQCSFLISILCFLSVNSQHFVLISSPGSGKGTFSQYMTKKYGYVQICPGDLFRKEILQQSELGKIIEPIVQAGDYVDEQIVCKLMQKHLEQALIKNKPFILDGFPRSKNSLQFLLAFLASKQILKNVCFIQFHASDEVCKQRILGRYVCNACGQVDNAAKMETNDNPTCSSCGQALALRLGDKETVVTKRLQHFHTVIEPLLKDLENNGHTVKIINSVQELSTLERIYNEIAS
- a CDS encoding class I SAM-dependent methyltransferase — its product is MKLLLKQLILISFFSAIQASDMEIFTAGSPFPPGTTINKSSILDVVDHKNMQLKLYLDAIQYNVQEKIGILPYVLQKESGIYLEIGTGGDPIAALMKAIPSHYNVQIIASDVDQNVLDSVLTRHPELQQFVQSQNGPRLHLQQLNAIDMSAIVSNHLDGINASSVLHEIISYAGGLDGCKKFFKEAHRVLKQDGILIYRDPEFVSNQQQAVTVRLKNKPSKLFSHIFLYKFLDARGSSLAQKNRKVFMYETKDISFKIYKKNETNCAVYSYEEYLKIPSYDIDFSRKYSISLPYGLYRELSRHYLTYLHACNPLVYLKATANISTGTYFTNYLAHSTVKVLKNFLGEHSHVLNDAQITLEQKDLIDSAIEKNCEVLEFGIPLRFTSKSKKAALRNILKQHDFDPSRYIIAVDSETSLLDYRIFGILYEQIKNLFDTLNSIEIADNEKHAYWLKREGEEYYCYYSVDALLSQVLLYSLEQSKLDQSGLQQSENTVENNEIMVLCPLDKEYNKFLNRWCYSELLKDTLEVSDNMNYPMEVFDEKRIIHFKKMKLSQAIHICESIIEAEPMNYPQLTQVVSDLKDPASHKGYPGFAQGYAGQAAETRKL